GGTTCTGGTCTCCGATTGGCCCTCCATCCACCACCACTGCCAGTTTGGGCCAAAGCTCCTGAAACTCCTGCAGaagaaaatgataaagaaaCAATAAACCTTCTAATATGAATTCAGATGCCAGAGAATCTTGTTCAGACGTGTTTTTGCACTCACATGGACGTCCACCGTGCTGGTGTGTGAGCTGATGTTGGCGCTGGTGAGAGCCAGCGGTTCCCCACACATCTGGCAGAGGCGTCGTATAAAAGCGTGGTCTGGGATACGTACGCCGACTAGCTGAGTGTCGTGAGGATATGGAAAATGATTATTTGACATTGATTAATAAATTATGAGGCATTttattgtcacacacacagagagagagagagagctgaggaCTTACTGAGGTGAAGGGGTTGAGATCCGTGTTCAGGACTTCAGACCTTTCAAACACCAGCGTGACGGGACCAGGCAGCAGGTCACCCAACAGCTCCTCCTTCACTTTGACTTTACAGTATCTGAACACACgagacaaaacaataacacgCTGTGATTTAAAGCTGCTTCATCTTTAATTCTGCTCACAGACAAGCACTCAAATCTAGAGATTCTGCAAAGACAGCGTCAGCACACAGTTGTTGAGTGTTCAGCAAACAAAGACTCACTTGTAGATATCGTGGATTTCTCCGACACAGATGGCCAGAGGTTTGTGTCCATTGCGTCCTTTGATGCCGTAGATTCTTTTCACGGCTCCAGAGTTTTGGGCCAGACAGGCCAGACCATAGATGGTGTCAGT
The sequence above is a segment of the Solea solea chromosome 13, fSolSol10.1, whole genome shotgun sequence genome. Coding sequences within it:
- the yrdc gene encoding yrdC domain-containing protein, mitochondrial, whose product is MNSVIKVAAEMMKRSSSSTELHTKVLRLLTPAPHQGGHTDGAEILRCTVKALKEGHVVAVPTDTIYGLACLAQNSGAVKRIYGIKGRNGHKPLAICVGEIHDIYKYCKVKVKEELLGDLLPGPVTLVFERSEVLNTDLNPFTSLVGVRIPDHAFIRRLCQMCGEPLALTSANISSHTSTVDVHEFQELWPKLAVVVDGGPIGDQNRLGSTVVDLSVLGKYRVIRPGCAQSSTVDVLERKYGLSEDSENDL